A section of the Candidatus Baltobacteraceae bacterium genome encodes:
- a CDS encoding LptF/LptG family permease, whose translation MRAGEFGFTILDRYMLRELAGPFAFGLAAFTLIFAATLILNIGKLVSSDHAPLWAAVLIFLWSLPAQIVLCIPMALLLGTLLTIQRLSGDSEITALKAAGVTFARIVAPLLAVGIVMSFVTFFLQERVVPYANGELTEIENTVINHTSAFSRDLTVTAPLPGGGRQVTLATAYDPNSQALVHVTLVQYDSKNEPRQIVFADRAEFTANKWVLQDSSVYRFNPDGTTLAEPRIPQQQVEIGENPTDIVKRISNDDPENMSRAQIAEVVRTGQLTEGEYRKYVTTYQEKLARPFACFVFILIAIPFALRPIRGGGSTGLGLGLSLVIVFVYYIVMTVCSFLAEAFIPLAALWAWVPNLIFTAIGLTRLRRAALV comes from the coding sequence GTGAGGGCAGGCGAGTTCGGCTTCACGATTCTCGATCGCTACATGCTGCGCGAACTCGCGGGACCGTTCGCTTTTGGTCTGGCCGCCTTCACGTTGATCTTTGCGGCCACGCTGATTCTCAACATCGGCAAGCTGGTGAGCAGCGACCACGCGCCGCTGTGGGCCGCCGTGCTGATCTTTCTCTGGTCACTTCCCGCGCAAATCGTGCTGTGTATCCCCATGGCGCTGCTTTTGGGAACGCTGCTGACGATCCAGCGTCTGTCCGGCGACAGCGAAATCACCGCACTCAAAGCCGCCGGCGTCACGTTCGCGCGCATCGTGGCACCGCTGCTGGCCGTCGGCATCGTGATGTCCTTCGTCACCTTTTTTCTGCAAGAGCGCGTCGTCCCGTACGCCAACGGCGAACTGACGGAAATCGAAAACACCGTCATCAATCACACGAGTGCCTTCAGCCGCGACCTCACCGTAACGGCGCCGCTTCCCGGCGGCGGCCGGCAAGTGACGCTGGCGACGGCCTACGATCCGAACTCCCAAGCGCTCGTGCACGTCACACTGGTTCAATACGACAGCAAAAATGAGCCGCGGCAGATCGTTTTTGCCGATCGGGCCGAGTTTACCGCCAATAAGTGGGTGCTCCAGGACTCCAGCGTCTACCGCTTCAACCCCGACGGCACCACGCTGGCCGAGCCGCGCATACCGCAACAGCAGGTCGAAATCGGCGAAAATCCAACCGACATCGTCAAGCGCATCAGCAACGACGATCCGGAGAATATGAGCCGCGCGCAAATTGCCGAAGTAGTCCGTACGGGCCAGCTGACCGAAGGTGAATACCGTAAATACGTCACGACGTATCAGGAGAAGCTCGCGCGGCCGTTTGCGTGTTTCGTCTTCATTCTCATCGCGATACCGTTCGCACTGCGCCCAATTCGCGGCGGCGGCAGCACCGGCTTGGGTTTGGGCCTGTCGCTGGTCATCGTCTTCGTCTACTACATCGTGATGACGGTGTGCTCGTTTCTGGCCGAAGCGTTCATTCCGCTGGCGGCATTATGGGCGTGGGTTCCCAATCTCATCTTCACGGCCATCGGGTTGACGCGGCTGCGCCGCGCGGCGCTCGTATGA
- the lptB gene encoding LPS export ABC transporter ATP-binding protein: MNENGDQLSSIKLRGLVKRYGERTVVNGVTAQVGTGEVVGLLGPNGAGKTTTFYMVVGLVKPDGGTVLLDNGEREIDLTSAPMYARARNGIGYLAQENSIFRKLSVGDNIRLIWEQNGIAHEERERRLPALLEEFGLRAFVDARGDSLSGGERRRVEIARALAIEPAFLLLDEPFTGIDPIAVADIQAMIRQLRDRGLGILITDHQVRETLAIVDRAYILNNGRIEVSGSAQEVLDSPIARTFYLGEGFRL; encoded by the coding sequence ATGAACGAAAACGGCGATCAACTCTCTTCCATCAAGCTGCGCGGCCTCGTCAAACGATACGGCGAGCGTACCGTCGTCAACGGCGTTACGGCGCAGGTCGGCACCGGCGAGGTCGTCGGTCTGCTCGGTCCCAACGGCGCCGGCAAGACGACGACGTTTTACATGGTGGTCGGGTTGGTCAAGCCCGACGGCGGAACGGTGCTGCTCGACAACGGCGAACGCGAGATCGATCTGACGTCGGCGCCGATGTACGCGCGCGCCCGCAACGGCATCGGCTACCTGGCGCAGGAAAACTCGATCTTTCGCAAACTCTCGGTGGGCGACAACATCCGCTTGATTTGGGAGCAGAACGGCATTGCGCACGAGGAGCGCGAGCGGCGGCTTCCAGCGCTGCTGGAGGAGTTCGGATTACGCGCGTTCGTCGACGCGCGCGGCGACAGTCTCTCGGGCGGCGAGCGGCGCCGCGTCGAAATCGCGCGGGCGCTCGCAATCGAGCCGGCATTTCTGCTGCTCGACGAGCCGTTTACGGGCATCGATCCGATCGCCGTCGCCGACATTCAGGCGATGATTCGGCAGCTGCGCGACCGGGGTCTCGGCATCCTCATCACCGATCACCAAGTACGCGAGACGCTTGCGATCGTCGATCGCGCGTACATTCTCAACAACGGCCGGATCGAGGTCTCCGGTAGCGCACAGGAAGTTCTGGATTCGCCCATCGCCCGCACGTTCTATTTGGGCGAAGGCTTTAGGCTGTGA
- the lptC gene encoding LPS export ABC transporter periplasmic protein LptC: protein MTRRSAAFAAALVLVACNPQAPKTAAGPTGSPVATPTQPALHITGHGTAKQPVRSVLQIHNRIEYELIASSFESRGPQGRMRVVFQNATVTFHGKDGSTMTARAPQAIADETANTLTLLNGVVAHSSSGTVLQCDTLEYDHTTQMLHGKGNVTIVEPNGFKGTGSSFDSDISLIHITMR, encoded by the coding sequence GTGACGCGCAGATCGGCGGCGTTCGCGGCCGCTTTGGTGCTCGTCGCGTGCAACCCGCAAGCCCCAAAGACCGCAGCCGGTCCCACGGGCTCCCCGGTCGCCACGCCGACCCAACCGGCGCTCCATATCACGGGTCACGGCACGGCGAAGCAGCCGGTGCGGTCCGTTCTGCAAATTCACAACCGGATCGAGTATGAATTGATCGCCAGCTCGTTCGAGAGCCGGGGCCCGCAGGGCCGGATGCGCGTCGTCTTCCAGAACGCGACGGTGACGTTTCACGGCAAAGACGGCAGCACGATGACCGCGCGAGCTCCGCAAGCCATCGCGGACGAAACGGCGAACACGCTAACCCTGCTCAACGGCGTGGTGGCGCACTCGAGTTCGGGTACCGTGCTCCAGTGCGACACGCTCGAGTACGATCACACGACGCAAATGCTGCATGGAAAGGGTAACGTGACGATCGTCGAGCCAAACGGCTTCAAGGGAACGGGCTCGAGCTTTGATTCGGATATCTCGCTCATCCACATCACGATGCGATAA
- a CDS encoding O-antigen ligase family protein, producing MPSLRALMPAAMAGVYAAVPLFPAFISLTSVAYPGVSLVPAPVVYAVLGFVVLLAIYASVTMIVHRAPVEQPLLWPMLAWFGASMLSALLGFDPAAGVLFVGIFGLGIVWHCAIVRFFADKNVAPAIFWSYLVSGTLAAAAAIAMVATHRPAALYAISHGRATGTFILPGELAAYLVVFIPIAYAIARIARGPALRALGWIAVAVGLVALYETHSRAGWMGFAAAAAFLVAVQMPRRRAGVAAAAAVVAAGLVAVLLAFNVQHNPSEDYTRVAIWKAAEQIIDRFPLTGVGPFDFSRLYAVVHVPDADATAFHAHSLYLTFFAELGIVGLGAFLWNAWSLAAALRRRLRDVPPAAALLALAAAAGLAGVAVQGLIDTMSVVIFGLWMPTMGFALAAASRDWDQA from the coding sequence GTGCCTAGTTTACGCGCGCTGATGCCGGCTGCGATGGCCGGAGTCTATGCGGCGGTTCCGCTGTTTCCGGCGTTCATCTCGCTCACGAGCGTCGCGTATCCGGGCGTTTCGCTGGTTCCGGCGCCGGTCGTCTACGCCGTTCTGGGTTTCGTGGTGCTGCTCGCCATCTACGCGTCGGTCACGATGATCGTTCATCGCGCACCGGTCGAACAGCCGCTGCTGTGGCCGATGCTGGCGTGGTTCGGCGCGTCGATGCTCAGCGCGCTGCTCGGGTTCGATCCGGCCGCCGGCGTGCTCTTCGTAGGCATTTTCGGATTGGGCATCGTGTGGCATTGCGCGATCGTGCGCTTCTTCGCCGATAAGAACGTTGCGCCGGCGATCTTTTGGTCGTATCTCGTCTCCGGCACGCTGGCGGCGGCGGCGGCGATCGCGATGGTCGCAACGCACCGGCCTGCGGCGCTCTACGCGATTTCGCACGGCCGCGCCACCGGAACGTTCATTCTGCCCGGCGAGCTAGCCGCGTACCTGGTCGTCTTCATTCCGATCGCGTATGCGATCGCGCGTATCGCGCGCGGCCCGGCGCTGCGCGCGCTAGGATGGATCGCGGTCGCCGTCGGCCTGGTAGCGCTCTACGAAACGCATTCGCGCGCCGGGTGGATGGGCTTCGCGGCCGCAGCCGCGTTCTTGGTCGCGGTGCAGATGCCGCGCCGCCGCGCGGGCGTGGCTGCCGCCGCGGCGGTGGTGGCGGCCGGTCTCGTTGCGGTACTGCTGGCCTTCAACGTCCAGCACAATCCGAGCGAAGACTACACGCGCGTCGCGATTTGGAAGGCCGCCGAGCAGATCATCGATCGCTTTCCGCTAACGGGCGTCGGTCCGTTCGACTTCTCGCGTCTGTACGCGGTCGTACACGTTCCCGACGCCGACGCGACGGCGTTTCACGCACACAGTCTGTATCTCACGTTTTTTGCCGAACTCGGTATTGTGGGTTTGGGCGCGTTCTTGTGGAACGCGTGGTCGCTCGCGGCGGCTTTACGACGCCGATTGCGCGACGTGCCGCCGGCGGCGGCGCTGCTCGCGCTTGCGGCCGCGGCGGGACTCGCCGGTGTGGCCGTGCAAGGCCTGATCGATACGATGAGCGTCGTGATTTTCGGGTTGTGGATGCCCACGATGGGTTTTGCATTGGCCGCCGCCTCGCGCGATTGGGACCAAGCGTGA
- the lpxA gene encoding acyl-ACP--UDP-N-acetylglucosamine O-acyltransferase: protein MIHPTALVHPGAQIGRKTEVGPYCIVGENVSIGERTVLQAHVVVNGWSEIGEDCQIYPFATIGAASQDRKYTGERAFTRIGSRTVLREYVSIQRATGHDEVTAVGDDCLLLAYVHIAHNCIIGNGVTMSNLAQLAGHVEVGDFATIGGQAGVHQFTRIGRYAMIGGASKLTKDVPPFFLIEGNPAQPYGLNSVGLRRAGFTVEERNEIKRFYKHLYNPKMNVSQAIEAMRAEVATTPGREIIAFLETPSERGVLK from the coding sequence ATGATTCACCCGACCGCGCTCGTTCATCCCGGCGCGCAGATCGGCCGTAAAACCGAGGTCGGCCCCTACTGCATCGTCGGCGAAAACGTGTCGATCGGCGAGCGTACCGTGCTGCAGGCACACGTGGTCGTCAACGGATGGTCCGAGATCGGCGAAGATTGCCAGATCTATCCGTTCGCTACGATCGGAGCCGCGTCGCAAGATCGCAAATACACGGGCGAACGCGCCTTCACCCGAATCGGAAGCCGCACCGTGCTGCGCGAATACGTGAGCATTCAGCGGGCGACCGGACACGACGAGGTCACGGCGGTCGGCGACGACTGCCTGCTGCTCGCGTACGTGCACATCGCGCACAACTGCATCATCGGCAACGGCGTGACCATGAGCAACCTCGCGCAACTCGCGGGACACGTCGAGGTCGGCGACTTTGCAACGATCGGCGGCCAGGCCGGCGTGCACCAGTTCACGCGAATCGGACGCTACGCCATGATCGGCGGTGCCAGCAAGCTTACGAAAGACGTGCCTCCGTTCTTTTTGATCGAAGGCAATCCGGCGCAGCCGTACGGGCTCAACAGCGTCGGCTTGCGGCGCGCCGGCTTCACCGTCGAAGAACGAAACGAGATCAAGCGCTTCTACAAACACCTCTACAATCCGAAGATGAACGTCTCGCAGGCGATCGAGGCGATGCGCGCCGAGGTGGCTACGACGCCGGGCCGCGAGATCATCGCGTTTCTGGAGACACCCTCGGAACGCGGCGTTCTGAAATAG
- the fabZ gene encoding 3-hydroxyacyl-ACP dehydratase FabZ has protein sequence MAELDIRQIMEILPHRYPILLIDRVLEYEPMVRARGYKNITYNEPVFAGHFPGNPVLPGVYMLEAMAQLGGAVVLEPGEYVSKVPYLAGIDKAKFRRPVIPGDRLEIEVKMLRHKRNIGWIGGEASVDGQFVCSAELMFSISSDPRMSGDATVLHV, from the coding sequence ATGGCTGAGCTCGACATCCGGCAGATCATGGAGATACTGCCGCACCGCTATCCGATTTTGCTCATCGACCGCGTCCTCGAGTACGAACCGATGGTACGCGCGCGCGGCTATAAGAACATCACGTATAACGAGCCCGTATTCGCCGGACACTTCCCCGGCAATCCGGTGCTGCCGGGCGTGTATATGCTCGAGGCGATGGCGCAGCTCGGCGGCGCGGTGGTGCTGGAGCCGGGCGAGTACGTCAGCAAGGTTCCGTATTTGGCGGGCATCGACAAGGCGAAGTTTCGGCGCCCGGTCATTCCCGGAGATCGTTTGGAGATCGAAGTGAAGATGCTGCGCCACAAGCGCAACATCGGCTGGATCGGCGGCGAGGCGTCGGTCGACGGCCAGTTCGTCTGCTCGGCCGAGCTGATGTTCTCGATTTCTTCGGACCCGCGAATGAGCGGCGACGCAACCGTTCTGCACGTATGA
- the lpxC gene encoding UDP-3-O-acyl-N-acetylglucosamine deacetylase, producing the protein MNEQRTLRKAVHLEGVGLHTGSNAVVDVMPAKPDSGIAFTLVSGGKTVEVPATAEHVIDTSRATVIGRDGASVSTTEHLLSALLAAGVSNAEIRVEGKEIPIGDGSARGFFDAIESAGIVPQAAPRRVFAPSQPFVIQSGDRMVAVLPASTFRVRFVADFPAPIGTQYFYGEIEPALYRDEIAGARTFGYLHEVEALRARGLALGGSLDNALVFAPDGPMQALRWPNEVVRHKVLDLIGDFCLLGAWPQCEIVAIKSGHELHAMVARELRSRVKEVA; encoded by the coding sequence ATGAACGAACAGAGGACGCTGCGCAAAGCGGTGCACTTGGAAGGCGTCGGTCTTCACACGGGTTCGAACGCCGTCGTCGACGTCATGCCCGCGAAGCCCGATTCGGGCATTGCGTTCACGCTCGTTTCAGGCGGCAAGACGGTCGAAGTTCCGGCCACGGCCGAGCACGTGATCGATACTTCTCGCGCGACCGTCATCGGTCGCGACGGCGCGTCGGTTTCCACGACCGAGCATCTGCTGTCGGCGTTGTTGGCCGCCGGCGTGAGCAACGCCGAGATTCGCGTCGAAGGTAAGGAGATCCCGATCGGCGACGGAAGCGCGCGCGGTTTTTTCGACGCGATCGAATCGGCCGGAATCGTTCCGCAAGCCGCGCCGCGCCGCGTCTTCGCACCCAGCCAACCGTTCGTGATTCAAAGCGGCGATCGCATGGTGGCCGTTTTGCCGGCCTCCACGTTTCGCGTGCGCTTCGTCGCCGATTTTCCGGCGCCGATCGGCACGCAGTACTTCTACGGCGAGATCGAACCGGCGCTCTACCGTGACGAGATCGCCGGAGCGCGCACCTTCGGCTACCTCCACGAGGTGGAAGCGCTTCGCGCGCGCGGTCTGGCATTGGGCGGGAGTCTCGATAACGCGCTGGTCTTCGCTCCCGACGGTCCGATGCAGGCTTTGCGCTGGCCCAACGAAGTCGTGCGCCACAAAGTGCTCGACCTGATCGGCGATTTCTGCCTACTGGGTGCGTGGCCGCAGTGCGAGATCGTCGCGATCAAGAGCGGTCACGAGCTGCACGCTATGGTCGCACGCGAACTGCGCTCGCGCGTCAAAGAGGTTGCCTAA
- the lpxD gene encoding UDP-3-O-(3-hydroxymyristoyl)glucosamine N-acyltransferase: protein MLGTVQQLASRVGGRVVGDGDVAIHSIVAVEEAGAGALTFATDARYLTSALAGKAAAVLVDATIPIDAPPKPLIVVENARYALARLLRDLRPKRPQGPFVHPSAAVESDASLAEGVYIGAHAYVGHGATVGARSIVGAGAYVGDGASIGEESWLHPHAHLMERCRIGNRVVLHAGSVIGSEGFGWAFIEGALERIPQVGNVVLDDEVEIGANTCIDRAQTGSTHIGTGTKVDNLVQIGHNCRIGKHCAVAALTGMAGSTVIGDYVKIAGQVGTRGHMRVGDRVTIAGQSGVWGDVADGATISGNPARDHREDLRREVLIRKLPKLVARVEALEKRLGKEEP, encoded by the coding sequence ATGCTGGGTACGGTGCAACAGCTCGCCTCCCGCGTCGGCGGACGCGTCGTCGGTGACGGCGACGTTGCCATCCATTCCATCGTTGCGGTCGAGGAGGCCGGTGCCGGCGCGCTGACCTTTGCTACGGACGCGCGGTATTTGACGTCCGCGCTCGCCGGCAAGGCGGCCGCGGTGCTCGTCGATGCGACGATTCCGATCGACGCGCCTCCAAAGCCGCTCATCGTCGTCGAGAACGCACGGTACGCGCTCGCGCGGCTGTTGCGCGACCTGCGTCCGAAACGGCCGCAAGGTCCGTTCGTCCATCCCAGTGCGGCCGTCGAATCGGACGCATCGCTTGCCGAAGGCGTTTACATCGGCGCCCATGCGTACGTGGGTCACGGCGCGACGGTCGGCGCGCGAAGCATCGTCGGTGCGGGCGCGTACGTCGGCGACGGAGCCTCCATCGGTGAGGAGTCGTGGCTGCATCCGCACGCGCATTTGATGGAACGGTGTCGGATCGGAAATCGCGTCGTTCTGCACGCAGGCAGCGTGATCGGCAGCGAGGGCTTCGGCTGGGCGTTTATCGAGGGTGCGCTCGAGCGCATCCCGCAAGTCGGCAACGTCGTTCTGGACGACGAGGTGGAAATCGGCGCGAACACGTGCATCGATCGCGCGCAAACCGGCAGCACGCACATCGGTACGGGCACGAAGGTCGACAATCTCGTGCAGATCGGACACAACTGCCGGATCGGAAAACACTGCGCGGTTGCGGCGCTTACCGGAATGGCCGGTTCGACGGTGATCGGCGACTACGTCAAAATCGCCGGCCAGGTGGGCACGCGCGGGCACATGCGCGTCGGCGATCGCGTCACCATCGCGGGCCAATCCGGCGTTTGGGGCGACGTTGCCGACGGCGCGACCATATCGGGGAATCCGGCGCGCGACCACCGCGAAGATCTTCGACGAGAGGTCCTGATTCGTAAGCTGCCCAAGCTGGTCGCACGAGTCGAAGCGCTCGAGAAACGCCTCGGCAAAGAAGAGCCGTAA
- a CDS encoding OmpH family outer membrane protein — MSSNNTAALMALAFVLLSGCGPNVHSSSIRGIGYVRVSDVVKHHPLYSQLSQLDDAISAIQLKASTPHVPLSASQIAAQTKELNAEMQAANDRAGKIIEQKQQTYLKREQQAIAAALTAANVPGAGEFASKLMSATSAQQAQQAAQAAGQDFQAYQKSVVEQNRAAAASIVRQLQLQGEQKLRAKAEQLAQQETDLSMRLSQEDAQQRLAIKTRLNNLALEPATRKQLQDQLAAIDSKETAQTNAMRKTDQAALDAYRKQLNDQTNSQVQAALSTIQSQTQSKIEERRNEVGAQIRQLAPPALPSNLPPDVKAKIAQIHNQLTDEFRADASQTIAEYTATKNDLDRQFAALHGADVGATGAAAKELDALQKRRDDLYNEIVNQIQNEASRIAKDQGFSIVFNGPDAAPGGYDMTNEVTKDVESLHE; from the coding sequence ATGAGCTCAAATAACACGGCGGCGTTGATGGCGCTCGCGTTCGTTCTTTTGAGCGGATGTGGTCCCAACGTGCACTCGTCGTCGATTCGCGGCATCGGGTACGTGCGGGTGTCGGACGTGGTCAAGCATCACCCGCTCTATTCGCAGCTCTCGCAGCTCGACGACGCGATCTCGGCTATTCAGCTGAAGGCCTCGACTCCGCACGTTCCGTTGTCGGCTTCGCAGATCGCGGCGCAGACCAAAGAGCTCAACGCCGAAATGCAAGCCGCCAACGACCGCGCCGGCAAGATCATCGAGCAGAAGCAGCAGACGTATCTCAAGCGCGAACAGCAGGCGATCGCGGCAGCGTTGACGGCGGCCAACGTCCCGGGCGCGGGTGAGTTCGCGTCGAAGCTGATGTCGGCGACGTCGGCGCAGCAGGCGCAGCAAGCCGCGCAGGCTGCCGGCCAGGATTTTCAGGCGTACCAGAAGAGCGTCGTGGAGCAGAATCGCGCGGCGGCGGCCTCGATCGTGCGCCAGCTGCAGCTGCAAGGGGAGCAGAAGCTTCGCGCGAAGGCCGAGCAGCTCGCGCAGCAGGAAACGGATCTGTCGATGCGGCTGTCGCAAGAAGACGCCCAGCAGCGCCTGGCGATCAAAACGCGGCTGAACAACCTCGCGCTCGAACCGGCGACGCGCAAGCAGCTGCAGGATCAGCTCGCCGCCATCGATTCGAAGGAAACCGCGCAAACCAACGCGATGCGCAAGACGGATCAAGCCGCGCTCGACGCGTATCGCAAGCAGCTCAACGATCAGACCAACTCGCAGGTGCAGGCCGCGCTCTCGACGATTCAGTCGCAGACGCAGAGCAAGATCGAAGAACGCCGCAACGAGGTCGGGGCGCAAATCCGTCAGCTGGCACCGCCGGCGCTTCCGTCGAACCTGCCGCCCGACGTCAAAGCGAAAATCGCGCAGATTCACAACCAGCTGACCGACGAGTTTCGTGCCGACGCGTCCCAGACGATCGCCGAATACACCGCGACCAAGAACGATCTCGATCGTCAGTTCGCCGCCCTGCACGGTGCCGACGTTGGTGCCACGGGCGCGGCCGCCAAAGAACTCGACGCTCTGCAAAAGCGTCGCGACGACCTCTATAATGAGATCGTCAATCAGATCCAAAACGAAGCGAGCCGCATCGCCAAGGATCAGGGATTCAGCATCGTCTTCAACGGACCCGACGCCGCTCCGGGCGGCTACGATATGACGAACGAAGTAACCAAAGACGTCGAAAGCCTACACGAGTGA
- a CDS encoding OmpH family outer membrane protein has product MKIRLATTIAAALLIAAFVAPAAIAADLSDVGYIDQAELANMPVFVSANQTLAAYKQQLDAQFASTMKNARSDADKQRIQMQFQQQYSDKQREIVGPVFQRAQLAIAAVCTTRNLSIVVDKRIVIYGGQDITKDVETLFSSNQAISPPAATPAPSEIGFVDQTALDGMPKVKSANDQMAQYASTQRALFGPKLAAAKTDADKKQVYQDYNKTLSDKQEQLLKPLVDATKTATADAARKHNVLLVIDRADVLYGGTDITADVQNELK; this is encoded by the coding sequence ATGAAGATCCGGTTAGCTACTACTATCGCCGCCGCGTTACTCATCGCGGCGTTCGTCGCGCCCGCGGCCATCGCGGCCGATCTCTCCGACGTCGGATATATCGACCAGGCCGAGCTCGCCAACATGCCCGTCTTCGTTTCGGCGAATCAAACGCTGGCGGCTTACAAACAGCAGCTCGACGCGCAGTTCGCCTCGACCATGAAAAATGCCAGGAGCGACGCCGACAAGCAACGCATCCAGATGCAGTTTCAACAGCAATATAGCGACAAGCAGCGGGAGATCGTCGGACCGGTCTTTCAGCGCGCGCAACTCGCCATCGCGGCGGTCTGCACCACGCGCAACCTTTCGATCGTGGTCGACAAACGCATCGTGATCTACGGCGGTCAGGATATCACCAAGGACGTCGAAACGCTCTTCTCGAGCAATCAGGCGATCTCGCCGCCGGCTGCGACGCCGGCGCCTTCGGAGATCGGTTTCGTCGATCAAACCGCGCTCGACGGCATGCCCAAAGTCAAGTCGGCCAACGATCAGATGGCGCAGTACGCGTCGACGCAGCGCGCCCTCTTCGGGCCGAAACTCGCCGCTGCGAAGACCGACGCCGACAAGAAACAGGTCTACCAAGACTACAACAAGACGCTTTCCGATAAGCAAGAGCAGCTGCTCAAGCCGCTGGTCGATGCCACGAAGACCGCTACCGCGGACGCGGCGCGCAAGCACAACGTCTTGCTCGTCATCGACCGCGCCGACGTTCTCTATGGGGGCACGGACATCACTGCCGATGTCCAAAATGAGCTCAAATAA